In Amycolatopsis jiangsuensis, the following proteins share a genomic window:
- a CDS encoding beta-N-acetylhexosaminidase has protein sequence MPGFSTLLPRPVSVTEVPGSCAWPAPVTVRAAPGLPAEGYRLAITPHGVTLSAADPAGEYYGRQTLRQLAGPDAFRAASIHSGLRLPCGIVEDHPRLGWRGCLLDVARHFRTKAEVLRFVDLLAAHKLNVLNLHLTDDQGWRIEVPRFPRLTSVGGWRRSSMVGRHDGPERDGRPHGGFYTTADLREIVAYAAERAITVVPEIDLPGHSRAAIAAYPELGPDPAADWQVWTSWGVSTSLLEPSESTVDFFRTVFDHLLDIFPSPVIGLGGDEVPGATEAHGRFVRTIADHLIARGRTPLGWDEVLDTGALPPMVIGAWRDSAYGARAAELGHDVVLCPEDRLYLDHRQSDHPDEPIPVGYLHTLEDVYGYEPDLAGPRLRGIQAQLWSEHLDSARRVDYAAFPRLCAFAEVAWSEGPRDFAEFLPRLREHHLPRLDALGVEYRPLAGPHPWQTRPGVPGRLR, from the coding sequence ATGCCCGGTTTCTCGACCCTGCTCCCCCGTCCGGTCTCGGTGACCGAAGTGCCGGGTAGCTGCGCCTGGCCCGCCCCGGTCACCGTGCGCGCCGCACCGGGACTGCCCGCCGAGGGCTACCGGCTGGCGATCACCCCGCACGGCGTCACGCTGTCGGCCGCCGATCCGGCCGGCGAGTACTACGGCCGCCAGACCCTGCGCCAGCTGGCCGGACCGGATGCGTTCCGGGCCGCGTCGATCCACAGTGGACTTCGGCTGCCGTGCGGCATAGTCGAGGATCACCCACGGCTGGGCTGGCGCGGCTGTCTGCTGGACGTCGCACGGCATTTCCGCACTAAGGCCGAGGTGCTGCGGTTCGTCGACCTGCTGGCCGCGCACAAGCTCAACGTGCTGAACCTGCACCTCACCGACGACCAGGGCTGGCGCATCGAGGTGCCGCGGTTTCCGAGGCTGACCTCGGTCGGCGGCTGGCGGCGGTCCTCGATGGTAGGCAGGCACGACGGCCCGGAACGCGACGGCCGTCCGCACGGCGGCTTCTACACCACCGCGGATCTGCGGGAAATCGTGGCGTACGCCGCCGAACGCGCGATCACCGTGGTGCCGGAGATCGATCTTCCCGGTCACTCCAGGGCAGCCATCGCCGCCTACCCCGAACTCGGCCCGGACCCGGCCGCGGACTGGCAGGTCTGGACCTCCTGGGGGGTGAGCACGTCACTGCTCGAACCGTCGGAGTCCACTGTGGACTTTTTCCGCACGGTGTTCGACCACCTGCTGGACATCTTTCCCTCCCCGGTGATCGGCCTCGGCGGCGACGAGGTACCCGGCGCGACCGAGGCGCACGGCCGGTTCGTCCGGACGATCGCCGACCACCTCATCGCCCGCGGCCGGACCCCGCTGGGCTGGGACGAGGTACTCGACACCGGCGCCCTGCCACCGATGGTGATCGGCGCCTGGCGGGACTCCGCCTACGGCGCCCGCGCCGCCGAGCTGGGTCACGACGTGGTGCTCTGCCCGGAAGACCGCCTGTACTTAGACCATCGACAGAGCGACCACCCGGACGAGCCGATCCCGGTCGGCTACCTGCACACGCTCGAAGACGTCTACGGCTACGAGCCCGACCTGGCCGGCCCACGACTGCGCGGGATCCAGGCGCAGCTGTGGAGCGAACACCTGGACAGCGCGCGACGCGTGGACTACGCAGCGTTCCCGCGGCTGTGCGCGTTCGCGGAAGTGGCGTGGAGCGAGGGACCCCGCGACTTCGCCGAGTTCCTCCCCCGGCTGCGCGAGCACCACCTGCCCCGGCTGGACGCCCTCGGCGTGGAGTACCGGCCGCTGGCGGGACCGCATCCGTGGCAGACCCGGCCGGGGGTCCCGGGACGTCTTCGGTGA
- a CDS encoding carbohydrate ABC transporter permease, with amino-acid sequence MTNVRRRRVRRPGRLVAEIVTVVIAGLVAFPLYWMVLSAFKPAGEIQTADPKPWTFAPTLDSFTRVLTVSGFGRYFLNSLVVALAVVVLSLLLSFLSAVALTRFRFRGRTVLLVMILVAQMVPVEALTIPLFFLMRSVGAAVPAFGLNELGSLVLVHLAFSLPFAIWMLRGFVAAVPVELEEAAKLDGASRMRFTWQILFPLVAPGLVAVSVLAFIHAWNDFLFAKTFIISHTENQTLPQAILVFFKPEDTDWGAVMASSTLMTIPVLVFFVLVQRRLVGGLAGAVKG; translated from the coding sequence ATGACGAACGTGCGGCGCCGCCGGGTGCGCCGTCCCGGACGGCTCGTGGCCGAGATCGTGACCGTGGTGATCGCCGGGCTGGTGGCGTTCCCGCTGTACTGGATGGTGCTCTCCGCATTCAAACCGGCCGGGGAAATCCAGACCGCGGACCCGAAGCCGTGGACGTTCGCACCCACTTTGGACAGTTTCACCCGAGTGCTGACAGTGTCCGGGTTCGGCCGCTACTTCCTCAACAGCCTGGTGGTCGCGCTCGCCGTGGTGGTGCTTTCGCTGCTGCTGTCGTTCCTCTCCGCCGTGGCGCTGACCCGGTTCCGCTTTCGCGGCAGGACCGTGCTGCTGGTGATGATCCTCGTCGCGCAGATGGTGCCGGTGGAGGCGCTGACCATCCCGCTGTTCTTCCTGATGCGCTCGGTCGGCGCCGCGGTGCCGGCGTTCGGGCTGAACGAACTCGGCTCGCTGGTGCTCGTGCACCTGGCGTTCAGCCTGCCGTTCGCGATCTGGATGCTGCGCGGATTCGTCGCGGCGGTGCCGGTGGAGCTGGAGGAAGCGGCCAAACTGGACGGTGCGTCGCGGATGCGGTTCACCTGGCAGATCCTGTTCCCGCTGGTTGCACCCGGCCTGGTCGCGGTGAGCGTGCTCGCGTTCATCCACGCCTGGAACGACTTCCTCTTCGCCAAGACGTTCATCATCTCGCACACCGAGAACCAGACGCTGCCCCAGGCGATCCTGGTGTTCTTCAAACCGGAGGACACCGACTGGGGCGCGGTGATGGCCTCGTCCACCCTGATGACGATCCCCGTGCTGGTGTTCTTCGTGCTGGTGCAGCGGCGGCTCGTCGGCGGGCTGGCCGGTGCGGTGAAAGGCTGA
- a CDS encoding carbohydrate ABC transporter permease, which produces MAVGKTARGDGRAAVRYLLPAGILLAAILVYPIYQLVLISFYDYGQPQAAGAAPLEFLGLDNYAALVSDVQFWTVLAKTVGFAAVCVAGSLVVGTALAVLATRVRTVPRMLLFLAALGAWSTPAIAGSYVWLFLFDTDFGLVNEVLSGIGFSGMAHHSWTFDTYGAFGLVAAEVIWCSFPFVLVTMYAGIRAVPGEVLEAAALDGASTWRSTRSIVLPMVRPLLTIATIQSIIWDFKVFTQIYVMTNGGGVAGRNLVLNVYAYQQAFAGQDYGLGSAIGVVMTLLLLSITGLYVRTQRRAGQEGAAAWG; this is translated from the coding sequence GTGGCCGTCGGGAAAACCGCGCGCGGCGACGGCCGGGCCGCGGTCCGGTACCTGCTGCCGGCGGGCATCCTGCTCGCCGCGATCCTGGTGTACCCGATCTACCAGCTGGTACTGATTTCGTTCTACGACTACGGCCAGCCGCAGGCCGCGGGCGCGGCACCGCTGGAGTTCCTCGGACTGGACAACTACGCGGCGCTGGTTTCGGACGTGCAGTTCTGGACCGTGCTGGCCAAGACGGTCGGGTTCGCCGCGGTGTGCGTGGCGGGCAGTCTGGTGGTGGGCACCGCGCTCGCGGTACTGGCCACCCGGGTGCGCACGGTGCCGCGGATGCTGTTGTTCCTGGCCGCGCTCGGCGCCTGGTCGACGCCCGCGATCGCCGGTTCGTACGTGTGGCTGTTCCTCTTCGACACCGATTTCGGGCTGGTCAACGAGGTTCTGTCGGGGATCGGGTTCAGCGGGATGGCGCACCATTCCTGGACTTTCGACACGTACGGGGCGTTCGGCCTGGTGGCCGCCGAGGTGATCTGGTGTTCCTTCCCGTTCGTGCTCGTCACCATGTACGCCGGGATCCGCGCGGTACCCGGCGAGGTGCTGGAGGCCGCCGCACTGGACGGCGCGTCGACCTGGCGCAGCACCCGGTCGATCGTGCTGCCGATGGTCCGGCCGCTGCTGACCATCGCCACGATCCAGTCGATCATCTGGGACTTCAAGGTGTTCACCCAGATCTACGTGATGACCAACGGCGGCGGCGTGGCCGGGCGGAACCTGGTGCTCAACGTCTACGCCTACCAACAGGCCTTCGCCGGGCAGGACTACGGCCTCGGCTCGGCGATCGGCGTCGTCATGACGCTGCTGCTGTTGTCCATCACCGGGCTTTACGTGCGCACGCAGCGACGGGCCGGGCAGGAAGGGGCAGCGGCGTGGGGATGA
- a CDS encoding extracellular solute-binding protein — protein sequence MRLRRSLPAFAALALLAGCAPAQSGPAGAGGDEQTGTLRVWLFDEASRAPKEAAVKEAAAEFEAAHSGVHVDVQWVPVEGRADKFSGAFNDPANAPDLAEFGNTDVASYAETGALSDLSGDIASWPQGEDLLPSVLDTAKANGKTYGLPWYTGIRALYYRTDVFTELGLKPPSTLAELTDDARKIRAAKPELYGIATGGKYTYAMLPFVWANGGDVAAQDNGKWTSTLESGPAAEGLTGYSALLKDDICPPSACANLTGTQSVTAFAGGKAGMVIGGDFNRKAVEQGTVKGKYAIVPLPGTKPGSIAPAFAGGNLLGVFGASQRHGLAVQFAQLLAGPKYQEKMYTAMGNLPTLTSVQKKLAANDPSLKAFVDTLSAGTKFVPATPGWSKIDSQNVLPTAVQQIATGGKEPAAALADAAAAMNKNFG from the coding sequence ATGAGACTGCGTCGTTCCCTGCCCGCGTTCGCCGCGCTCGCGTTGCTGGCCGGCTGTGCCCCCGCCCAATCCGGTCCGGCCGGAGCTGGAGGTGACGAGCAGACCGGGACCCTGCGGGTCTGGCTGTTCGACGAAGCCAGTCGCGCCCCCAAGGAAGCCGCGGTGAAGGAGGCCGCCGCCGAGTTCGAAGCCGCGCATTCCGGCGTCCACGTGGACGTGCAGTGGGTCCCGGTGGAGGGCCGCGCCGACAAGTTCTCCGGCGCGTTCAACGATCCGGCCAACGCACCGGACCTCGCCGAGTTCGGCAACACCGACGTCGCCAGCTACGCCGAGACCGGCGCACTGTCCGACCTGTCCGGCGACATCGCGTCCTGGCCGCAGGGCGAGGACCTGCTGCCGTCGGTGCTGGACACCGCGAAGGCGAACGGCAAGACCTACGGCCTGCCCTGGTACACCGGGATCCGCGCGCTGTACTACCGCACCGACGTGTTCACCGAGCTGGGCCTGAAGCCGCCGTCCACGCTCGCCGAGCTGACCGACGACGCGCGCAAGATCCGGGCCGCCAAGCCGGAGCTCTACGGCATCGCCACCGGCGGCAAGTACACCTACGCGATGCTCCCGTTCGTCTGGGCCAACGGCGGTGACGTGGCCGCACAGGACAATGGGAAGTGGACGTCCACACTGGAGTCCGGTCCGGCAGCCGAAGGGCTCACCGGCTATTCCGCGCTGCTCAAGGACGACATCTGCCCGCCGTCGGCCTGTGCGAACCTCACCGGCACCCAGAGCGTCACCGCGTTTGCCGGCGGCAAGGCGGGCATGGTCATCGGCGGTGACTTCAACCGCAAGGCTGTGGAACAGGGCACGGTGAAGGGCAAGTACGCGATCGTGCCGCTGCCGGGCACGAAGCCGGGCTCGATCGCACCCGCGTTCGCCGGCGGCAACCTTCTCGGCGTCTTCGGTGCCAGCCAGCGGCACGGGCTGGCGGTCCAGTTCGCGCAGCTGCTGGCCGGACCGAAGTACCAGGAGAAGATGTACACCGCGATGGGGAACCTGCCGACGCTGACGAGCGTGCAGAAGAAGCTCGCCGCGAACGACCCCTCCCTCAAGGCCTTCGTGGACACGCTCTCCGCGGGAACGAAGTTCGTGCCCGCCACCCCCGGCTGGTCCAAAATAGACAGCCAAAATGTGCTGCCGACGGCGGTACAGCAGATCGCGACCGGCGGCAAGGAGCCGGCCGCCGCACTCGCCGACGCGGCCGCGGCGATGAACAAGAACTTCGGCTGA